From the Desulfarculaceae bacterium genome, one window contains:
- a CDS encoding alpha/beta hydrolase, whose amino-acid sequence MPPAALPAPPQGLGHYWLRRDWGWLHLVSGGQGPALWLVHGLGGSAHDFYALAPYLQERFTLLIPDLPGSGDSDKPDLAYSPRLFVEELAEVSVELGLESAFWLGHSMGGQIVLTQGLERPELTRAVVAVCPAGGHKRVGRLQRLALSLFARPDGHLRIYHRSLIALWIRNIYGDPNHPSRQELTRRVQAQWDSLEGPLVERSFVRAGRTLLEEPLWHRLDTMSVPVMMVGGRKDRITPARHVGRLLGHLPYGTPFHLLPCGHMPVYTRPQELALLVSGFLGEIA is encoded by the coding sequence ATGCCGCCCGCCGCCCTTCCCGCGCCCCCCCAAGGTCTCGGACACTATTGGCTGCGCCGGGACTGGGGCTGGCTGCACCTGGTATCCGGCGGCCAAGGCCCGGCCCTGTGGCTGGTGCACGGCCTGGGCGGCAGCGCCCACGACTTCTACGCCCTGGCCCCCTATCTGCAAGAGCGCTTCACTTTGCTCATCCCGGACCTGCCCGGCTCGGGCGACTCGGACAAGCCGGACCTGGCCTACTCGCCCCGATTGTTCGTGGAGGAGCTGGCCGAAGTATCCGTCGAGCTGGGCCTGGAGAGCGCCTTTTGGCTGGGCCACTCCATGGGCGGGCAGATCGTGCTCACCCAGGGTCTGGAGCGGCCGGAGCTGACCCGGGCGGTGGTGGCGGTGTGCCCGGCCGGGGGCCACAAGCGGGTCGGCCGGCTCCAGCGTCTAGCGTTGTCCCTTTTCGCCCGGCCCGACGGCCACCTGCGCATTTACCACCGATCCTTGATTGCCCTGTGGATACGCAACATCTACGGCGACCCCAACCATCCCTCCCGCCAGGAGCTGACCCGCCGGGTGCAGGCCCAGTGGGACTCCCTGGAAGGCCCCTTGGTGGAGCGCTCCTTCGTGCGAGCGGGCCGGACTCTGCTGGAGGAGCCCCTTTGGCATCGCCTGGACACCATGAGCGTGCCGGTGATGATGGTGGGCGGCCGCAAGGACCGCATCACCCCTGCACGCCATGTGGGACGCCTCTTGGGCCACCTTCCCTACGGCACCCCCTTTCACCTGCTTCCTTGCGGCCACATGCCGGTGTACACCCGGCCCCAGGAACTGGCCCTGCTGGTGTCCGGCTTCCTGGGGGAGATTGCCT
- a CDS encoding RNA polymerase factor sigma-32: MPAGGPPAQASALQRYLWEARHYPLLTREQELELTKAYYETGDPDLAAKLVTSNLRLVVKIAMDHQRYWMRNLLDLIQEGNIGLLQAVQKFDPFRGIKFSYYASFWIKAYILKFIMDNWRLVRLGTTQAQRKLFYNLKREQEKLQAQGITPGPKLLSTRLGVSEKDVIEMSQRLDSWELSLDAPVREDSDEAHQSFLTDEEQPDLDDELANQELRQLFHDELMAVRETLDDKEKDILDRRLLSEDPMTLNDLGEEHGVSRERIRQLQVRLMEKLKERLSERIPNFEEQFADLVEGD, from the coding sequence ATGCCCGCCGGAGGCCCCCCCGCCCAGGCCAGCGCCTTGCAACGCTATCTGTGGGAGGCCCGCCACTACCCCCTGCTTACCCGCGAACAGGAGCTGGAGCTTACCAAGGCCTATTACGAGACCGGCGACCCTGACCTGGCCGCCAAGCTGGTGACCAGCAATTTGCGCCTGGTGGTGAAGATCGCCATGGATCACCAGCGCTACTGGATGCGCAACCTGCTGGACCTTATCCAGGAAGGCAACATCGGCCTGTTGCAGGCGGTGCAGAAGTTCGACCCCTTCCGGGGCATCAAGTTCTCTTATTACGCCTCTTTCTGGATCAAGGCCTACATACTCAAGTTCATCATGGACAACTGGCGCCTGGTGCGCCTGGGCACCACCCAGGCCCAGCGCAAGCTGTTCTACAATCTCAAGCGCGAGCAGGAAAAGCTCCAGGCCCAGGGCATCACCCCCGGCCCCAAGCTGTTGTCCACCCGCCTGGGGGTCAGCGAGAAAGACGTCATCGAGATGTCCCAGCGACTTGACTCCTGGGAGCTGAGCCTGGACGCCCCGGTGCGCGAGGACTCCGACGAGGCGCATCAGAGCTTCCTGACCGACGAGGAGCAGCCCGACCTGGACGACGAGCTGGCCAACCAGGAGCTCCGGCAGCTTTTCCACGACGAGCTCATGGCCGTGCGCGAGACTCTGGACGACAAGGAAAAAGACATCCTGGACCGCCGCCTCCTGTCCGAGGACCCCATGACCCTGAACGACCTGGGCGAGGAGCACGGCGTGAGCCGGGAGCGCATCCGGCAGCTCCAGGTGCGGCTCATGGAAAAGCTCAAGGAACGGCTCAGCGAGCGTATACCCAACTTCGAGGAACAGTTTGCCGACTTGGTGGAAGGCGATTAG